TACCTTATGTAACATAATGGCCACAAACACAATGAGCTGAACGCTAGTCTGAGACGTGGATGCAGCAGCTCCAAGTGCAACGCCATCAGCTACAGCCAGAGAAGGAATCAGATATGTTTATCTCTTCTCTAACATAACACAGGATATGTAACATgataaatttgattaaaaacaatcTGACGCCCTGTCCTGCCATCATTCCACGTGAATGCAACATTACACAAGTAAAACATGTAATCAATGCAACTCAAGGTTCATTTTTACCTGCAGCATGGACGACCAAACCAAGCGTGGTCGTGACCTTAGAGCTAGCAGACCTTGCTGCCTCTGGATCTAACAGAGAATAGATTTAGCACAATTATAGGTAAGTGAAGTAACTAGTACAGtatagggttgtcacggtaccataaacatgtcttacgatactataccagctgaagtatctcggtaccaagtagtatcacgatgctgtgccatataattcaaaactatacaaaaaacacagatttagatgaaacattttgtatttactatagtaaactgtactATACACTAGAATAtattgttgtattaactgtagtaattggataaattgtagcaaatacatttacatttagtcatttgtgaatactataaatactgtagtatactgaaatatttactatgataagactcaaaaacactagtatctatgagttgtagtagtttactgtagtaaatactaaagtacactagatcatttttcacgtaggaactaattcaaatgttggacaaattgaattgatacagcagtctttataaagggaaaaattaggcttactttaatgcagaactaaaacggccagtaggtggcgtcaattttccactgagttagtgaatcatttaaccaactggTTCAAATTGCCAATTTGAATCtttaactcgtccgagacattcaatacacacattcattttggagataaacaccgcaaaaaggcagatgcaagtgtttaaataaatattaatgtgcatatgcaacattaactacggcaCTACGATAGTaccagagatgggaagtaacgaagtacaaatacttcgttactgtacttaagtagatttttctggtatcagtactttactccactatttatttttctgacgactttttactttcacttcttacatttttacgcaaatacctgtactttctacttcttacattttcaaaccaggctcgttactttagttttattctgtatttgatgcacaatcaatattatttcttgtcattgcgtgactttttcaacctaatgataggtctgcctaaaagccgaagcgctgtgtgaggtggccactagccaatcaaatgtaagaaggcgggagttactgtttacagagcaaagcggtgaccaatcaaatcaaagaagacggagtaactgttctcagatctcgagcgtgatattctgcatcatgtggtgactcgtgaatggtagggttttttagtgcgaaaggaccagattttaaatatgtaatttagctatttagctattcgcatgttctacaaacatatacttcacgaaagatgtactgtagttctgtcagaagttaaggcagctcgttaaggtaagcgcattattgttgttcattagtatgtattaattgcatattttttgctatcgtggtgtgtgcgttaagttcatgaacgagtgaaaaatacctgctcattgcgttaatttcgatgaactaattatagtgggcacttttgcacaaaaatgcgctaatttcctgattgccatttgaagtggtttctggacatatcctattagtcttattttctaattttcttaatgcatttgccttgtttgatctgtttgatctattttcctgatttttattatatttttcatcttgtcatgattaaaattataaggaaataaaaaacgatccttatcaacgttgattgacattgcaataaaatactatcacattattttggcagttaaaattttgggctggtttttgttggagtgagtaggctttagtgagcctttgggctggaaatcgtccacctaatctagcaacactgacatcagttttaatgttgaacgagtgtaacgtacaatgtaagaggctaaacatttaatattttaaagcgaggcataatttcaagaaatgtgtttaaccaatcgagaaaaacagtaatggttaccaagtaaattgacttgcctaattaattatctctttatttctcagttttctctttttgacaagatctcccaagtgtctacaacctttgtataatgatatgtccatgaatggtctgtgcttaaaatttaaagggacagttaatctaaaattgaaagcagtgaaattctgttataaaatgttttgacaatcacagtaccaaacagtcatttcctggctattacgcatcgcagacataggctagtagtctaagaagctgccacggaccaaggcggaaggcaacacaaagaatagctaaaattatggttgagaacttgagacaaagggaattctgtcacaattattatcaatacgcttgtcctttacactcttatcttacatcataattgtattataaatttgtgtttttttccactacctaggtagtggcaaatagatttattccatcagtctgttttatgcttgtgttctacataatggtagttcagttgtgaggtacgagcgtgactctaaaacaggtagtagttagggatgggcgatattatatcgtttgcgatataccggtagaaattctccacacgataggaattagtcttcccgcgatataaacgataaattctagttgatgacgtatttctttgtgagacccattcacagctcatatgtgaagtgaaaacgggtatagcggagggcggacgtgaagctgagaaagagtttgcactaaaagacgagctctaaatctcgtttaggttggcactgtagatgcatccgagttaatgtttagtttcactttcgttttatttaattcgtttaagtattcgttgatagtcataatacgttacaccacaacatttagtttggctaaaagtatttatttaaacattcgttagatgttatgcgcgcgtgcgcaaattgtttaatacgatttcttgcctgttatatacaggatgaacggagcgtcccgtgcttTCGACACAGCGctcacagcactgctgcctgttcacatacagtacacatgcgagtttgtattacgttattttaaatacgtttatgagcgtataaaagcatggattatttaattagatttcttttatccgcatttttctgttctctttctgtagcgcgagtcatagacagattcagtgtatgttgctgtgagaagagaaggttcacacagttcaagagagagtgattgacagcgtgatgcgatcgatcgtttccacccaacaatagaatgtatacagttttaggtatgacatgatgtgtttattgagctttagttcatttaacttttctttactacaaccttttgaagtcgaatctcactattatattttatatttacaaaaatactataggtatattttaggagctgtttgatttggggtaagttttactttttgataatatttgtttttctgagggcttagactacatgcagctactatcacttgacgcaaaataCAGcagtggatggcgttatggatatatcgtcatttttatcgctatcgcaagaaataccaggaattatcgtgatatagttttagggccatatcgcccatccctagtagtagtattggctactttttacttgagtacattttagagcccatactttatacttttacttgagtaaacaagtttagtcagtacttcaacttttacttgagtacttttaaacatgagtatctgtacttctacttaagtaaaggatgtgtgtacttttgccatctctggatagtaccgtttcaaaaatagagaggcatcgcgggtattttgaagctttagcattgcgatgctaccgtagcaccggtacaccgtgcaaccctagtaTAGTATAACATATGTTACAGTGAGCTAAAGGACAAGCAAACCTACCATCACCGCTGTGCATATGCGAACTGCCTATCTGATCCACCAACAACATGAAGACAAAGCCCAGCACCAGAGAGACGCCAATATATGCGTGGAGCTGCTCGTGACCGTGGCCATGTTCACTACTGGGTCCTACAACTCCTTCCGCAACCTTCGGATCAGACACCTCCGCCTCCACCTTACCATGGCCATGATGGTGCCCACCTACACCATAACAAAAAGAGCACAGCTTTGGAATCCCTTCAAACCTTACATGAAACACATCACAACGCAGCAGTCACACAACACTTTTAGAATGTCTACGCAGAGACCGGCGTATATTGGTAGCAACCAATGTGTTTTGGGCTTTTTGATTTTAAAgagtaaatcacattaaatcacATAAAGCTCACCTTCTAGCATTTCCTCATACAGTGCATGAACTCCTTCTGGAATAATGACAGCTAATGCAGTGCCACATAATAGTCCTGCTCCCAACACAGTCACCAACTTGAGCTTctcctgaaaataaaataaaaatgtgtcattGGTTTTACATTCTTTCATGTATATGCTAGATAGATAATACAAAATACCTCAAATAAGGCCTGAACAGATATACACTCAAATCCCGAAAAATAATTATAGTGAGGGAGACAATGCTCCCCTGAATGATCCTACCTCTGGTTGATCAATAGGGGATTTAAATAGTAAGTAACTGACTGGCGATTGAAATCTGGTTAATTATTTTTGGACCACCCCTTTAGTTTTGAATTGGTCAAAATTTCGGTTGAATTCACTATTTTGCCATACTTCTAATGTTCTTTCAAAGCATGTCCAAAAATCAAATGCTTAAGCTGCATTTTTAAGAGAATACACCCCCACCATCAGAAACTAGACTATTGTGGGTGGTAGCATAATTAAACAGCGTATGTCTACAGTAAAAACTGTAATGTTTGTCATTACATTCAACATTAAAACGTTTGTTCAACTTCAGCGCACAGTGCTCAATTCTGCACCTAGAGACATAGGTTTCTGTAAGGTTTAGTTCCAACCATAATAAAACCCCCAAACCATCTATAACTAAACCCCCCAGCACGGTAAATCTCAATGAGCAGAATCTTGCCCCCCAACTCTCCTAAATAAACTCATCAATCCAGAGACCAGCTTACCTCAGAGAAGTTGACAGCCAGGGGAATAGTTCCAGCCACATAACAGCCAACCAGCATGGCCAGAGACAGAAGACTGATGGAGCTGAAGTCATCCATTTCACCCGATCACCAGTGAGAGCTGCTAAACCACTACAGATCCTACAGCTTTGGGTCACTTCGAAAAGTTTACCAACAAACCCCGTCAATATTTTATGTCAACAGTTCCTTCTTACGTGGATTGGTGTATTAGCCAGTTACGTTAACTGTTAGCTAGAGCGCAGTACGCTTGTATCTATCCCCTTCATAAAAGCAAAACCGGAGTTCCACCAAAAATCTTATATGAAAGCGGTTTTGGCCTTTTGTAACACTGACCCGATCG
This genomic window from Triplophysa rosa linkage group LG10, Trosa_1v2, whole genome shotgun sequence contains:
- the slc39a9 gene encoding zinc transporter ZIP9 isoform X2; translated protein: MDDFSSISLLSLAMLVGCYVAGTIPLAVNFSEEKLKLVTVLGAGLLCGTALAVIIPEGVHALYEEMLEGGHHHGHGKVEAEVSDPKVAEGVVGPSSEHGHGHEQLHAYIGVSLVLGFVFMLLVDQIGSSHMHSGDDPEAARSASSKVTTTLGLVVHAAADGVALGAAASTSQTSVQLIVFVAIMLHKAPAAFGLVSFLMHAGLERNRIRKHLLVFALAAPALAMLTYVGLSQETVCKSDIVILLLSWTQVTLRYIYVTEIIKSLKVSLYSNYAVFI
- the slc39a9 gene encoding zinc transporter ZIP9 isoform X1, which produces MDDFSSISLLSLAMLVGCYVAGTIPLAVNFSEEKLKLVTVLGAGLLCGTALAVIIPEGVHALYEEMLEGGHHHGHGKVEAEVSDPKVAEGVVGPSSEHGHGHEQLHAYIGVSLVLGFVFMLLVDQIGSSHMHSGDDPEAARSASSKVTTTLGLVVHAAADGVALGAAASTSQTSVQLIVFVAIMLHKAPAAFGLVSFLMHAGLERNRIRKHLLVFALAAPALAMLTYVGLSQSSKEALSDVNATGVAMLFSAGTFLYVATVHVLPEVGGMGGHSHSPGGSGGKGLNKVEVGALVLGCLIPLVLSIGHQH